The following coding sequences lie in one Halomonas sp. 'Soap Lake #6' genomic window:
- a CDS encoding MFS transporter: MTLWLLFTALLAIATGQGVVMTLLPPLGREVGLNEFQVAIIISSSALVYAVGTTVWGRVSLHFGRRRIILIGLAGYTLGTLLFTTVFSLGMLGLLAGLPLFMALLFSRMLQSSIMSATPPAALGYAIALTTADKRLAAISRTTSANSLGQVVGPAFGGLLAALGLLVPLYTVALLTFLALGWLWFRLPDDRLMPGQVDAKTTHLNTSERLTWASWRYLMVAAALFSAMAMIHQTLGFFFIDIWHLSPPRAAQQVGFAVLTLALVSVAVQFGFVQRSRWGTGRMLILGLTSLLIGYMLLAFAGSMVSLHVAMALVGLGMGLSYPAAATAATSTGSAQQQAKATGLVSATPAVGFIIGPLVAAPLYQLNPSAPFAAAAILIAVMLVIHRLPATHARATDTP; encoded by the coding sequence ATGACCCTCTGGTTGCTATTTACCGCTCTGCTTGCCATCGCTACCGGCCAGGGCGTGGTGATGACGCTGCTCCCGCCCCTGGGGCGTGAAGTAGGACTCAATGAATTCCAGGTAGCCATCATCATATCGTCTTCCGCCCTGGTCTATGCTGTGGGCACCACGGTTTGGGGACGGGTGAGCCTCCACTTCGGCCGGCGCCGTATCATTCTTATTGGGCTGGCCGGCTATACACTGGGTACACTGCTCTTCACCACGGTCTTCTCGCTGGGCATGCTGGGGTTGCTGGCGGGATTGCCGCTATTCATGGCACTACTCTTCAGCCGCATGCTGCAATCCTCGATCATGTCAGCCACCCCGCCTGCCGCCCTAGGCTATGCGATTGCCTTGACGACGGCCGACAAGCGCCTAGCCGCAATCAGCCGGACCACCTCCGCCAATAGCCTGGGACAGGTTGTGGGGCCTGCTTTCGGTGGTTTACTGGCGGCCTTAGGCCTGCTGGTACCCCTCTACACCGTTGCGCTGCTGACCTTTTTAGCGCTGGGCTGGTTATGGTTTAGGCTGCCCGATGATCGCCTGATGCCAGGGCAGGTCGATGCAAAAACGACGCACCTCAACACTAGTGAACGACTCACCTGGGCTTCCTGGCGCTATTTAATGGTGGCAGCCGCCCTATTCTCGGCCATGGCCATGATTCATCAGACTCTGGGGTTCTTCTTCATCGATATCTGGCATCTCTCACCACCACGGGCCGCCCAACAGGTCGGCTTCGCCGTCCTGACGCTGGCACTGGTCTCGGTCGCGGTACAGTTCGGTTTCGTCCAACGCAGTCGTTGGGGCACAGGTCGCATGCTAATACTCGGGCTAACCAGCCTGCTTATCGGCTATATGCTGCTGGCATTCGCTGGCAGCATGGTCAGTTTGCACGTTGCCATGGCACTGGTCGGTCTCGGTATGGGATTGAGCTACCCGGCAGCCGCCACTGCAGCAACCTCAACCGGCAGCGCCCAACAGCAGGCAAAAGCAACCGGGTTGGTGTCAGCCACACCCGCGGTAGGTTTCATTATTGGTCCCTTGGTCGCCGCACCGCTGTATCAACTGAACCCTAGCGCCCCCTTCGCTGCCGCCGCGATCCTGATAGCGGTCATGCTGGTCATACACCGCCTGCCAGCGACCCATGCCCGAGCCACAGACACACCATAA